One genomic region from Bacteroidota bacterium encodes:
- a CDS encoding NAD-dependent deacylase, whose translation MISPKLINKLQSADSVAVFTGAGISAESGVPTFRGDEGIWKKFKPEELANFDAFMKNSELVWEWYKARKKIIASVQPNPGHVALADMEQRFRKFSVITQNIDNLHQRAGSKQVYELHGNIERNYCVSCGKLFPDERIMSEPAVPRCGSCGGLVRPDVVWFGEMLPADQWDKSVEAAERAELFLSIGTSAVVFPAASLPGIAKLAGAYVVEINLERTDLSPIADEVILGRSGDILPQLLQQCPQESA comes from the coding sequence ATGATTTCCCCAAAACTTATAAACAAACTCCAATCTGCCGACTCAGTCGCTGTCTTCACCGGCGCGGGAATTTCCGCCGAAAGCGGAGTCCCGACCTTCCGGGGAGACGAAGGAATCTGGAAGAAATTCAAGCCGGAAGAGCTTGCGAATTTCGATGCCTTCATGAAGAACTCCGAGCTTGTCTGGGAGTGGTACAAAGCGCGCAAGAAGATCATCGCCTCGGTGCAGCCGAATCCCGGGCATGTGGCCCTTGCGGATATGGAGCAACGGTTCCGGAAGTTTTCCGTCATCACGCAGAATATCGACAACCTCCACCAGCGGGCTGGAAGCAAGCAGGTGTACGAGCTTCACGGAAATATCGAGCGAAATTACTGCGTCAGTTGCGGGAAGCTGTTCCCTGACGAACGGATCATGAGCGAACCGGCGGTGCCTCGATGCGGCTCCTGCGGAGGGCTTGTGCGGCCGGATGTCGTCTGGTTCGGAGAGATGTTGCCCGCCGATCAGTGGGATAAGAGTGTCGAGGCGGCCGAACGCGCGGAGCTCTTTCTCTCGATTGGAACATCCGCAGTCGTCTTTCCGGCGGCATCGCTCCCCGGGATTGCAAAGCTGGCGGGCGCGTACGTCGTGGAAATCAACCTGGAACGGACCGATCTCAGTCCGATCGCGGACGAGGTGATTCTCGGGCGTTCCGGTGATATCCTC